From Cellulomonas fimi ATCC 484, a single genomic window includes:
- a CDS encoding glycosyltransferase, whose translation MTGTPAVRDPGRVEYVLPLRWTTDEDLPELTAYLRALSAAVPVMVVDGSPEPLFAAHRRAWAGVVRHVRPEPWPGANGKVRGVMTGLHLAWADAVVLADDDVRWRPAQLRRALRLLEDADVVVPQNVFEPAPWHARWDTARTLVNRACGGDWPGTLVVRRSRLLDWGGYDGDVLFENHELVRTVAAHGGRVLRADDLYVPRRPPRTRTFWSQRVRQAYDDLAEPLRLTVEAAVLPTLVAAAVTRRAGPALVVAGASVGLAWRGRRLGGGRAVFPAGDVALAPLWVAERAVCVWAALALRARGGVPYAGGRLLRAGTPGRRLRTRVTL comes from the coding sequence ATGACCGGTACGCCCGCCGTGCGCGACCCCGGTCGCGTCGAGTACGTCCTGCCGCTGCGGTGGACCACGGACGAGGACCTGCCCGAGCTGACCGCGTACCTGCGGGCGCTGTCCGCGGCGGTCCCCGTCATGGTCGTCGACGGCTCGCCGGAGCCGCTGTTCGCCGCCCACCGGCGCGCCTGGGCCGGGGTCGTCCGCCACGTCCGCCCCGAGCCCTGGCCAGGGGCGAACGGCAAGGTGCGCGGCGTCATGACGGGGCTGCACCTCGCGTGGGCCGATGCGGTCGTCCTGGCCGACGACGACGTTCGGTGGCGTCCCGCGCAGCTGCGCCGTGCGCTGCGGCTCCTGGAGGACGCCGACGTCGTCGTGCCGCAGAACGTGTTCGAGCCTGCGCCGTGGCACGCCCGGTGGGACACCGCGCGCACGCTGGTGAACCGCGCGTGCGGCGGCGACTGGCCGGGCACGCTCGTCGTGCGCCGCTCACGGCTCCTCGACTGGGGCGGCTACGACGGCGACGTCCTGTTCGAGAACCACGAGCTCGTCCGCACCGTCGCGGCGCACGGTGGCCGGGTGCTCCGGGCGGACGACCTCTACGTGCCGCGGCGCCCGCCGCGGACCCGGACCTTCTGGTCGCAGCGCGTGCGGCAGGCCTACGACGACCTCGCGGAGCCGCTGCGGCTGACGGTCGAGGCGGCGGTGCTCCCGACGCTCGTGGCCGCGGCCGTCACGCGCCGCGCCGGACCGGCGCTGGTCGTCGCGGGCGCGTCCGTGGGCCTCGCGTGGCGGGGTCGACGGCTCGGCGGGGGCCGTGCCGTGTTCCCCGCGGGAGACGTGGCCCTCGCGCCGCTGTGGGTCGCCGAGCGCGCGGTGTGCGTCTGGGCCGCGCTCGCGCTGCGCGCCCGCGGCGGGGTGCCCTACGCGGGCGGTCGGCTGCTGCGGGCGGGGACGCCCGGCCGGCGCCTGCGCACGCGCGTGACGCTCTGA
- a CDS encoding PKD domain-containing protein has translation MHAMHWRAPARTLVRTRTRTHTRTRIRTGAGTGRSRTAHATPRPRRAGRVGLVALLLATTAVLVPLVPAPAAAAEPDLAPSGLLFGAYVAQRSAPSVEAATAAFEERVGRRLELHRWYSRWDETMPPSGLRASVAAGRTPVLSIEPRTLAGTRLSWASVARGDHDARIRAQATGVASLGVPVLLAFHHEPELAGTHGTPAEFRAAWRRYVEVFRAAGVTNVLWTWIVTPTVLGGTTGPTATDLYPGDDVVDRVGLDAYNWAGCAPGVPTAWRSMATIAGPARDFARAHGKPLLLAEWGSVEDAADPGRKAAWLRESLATLASWPEVEGALYFHQHGTCPWWTDSTATTAAAFTEIANSPTAHGRTSAWLRASTVLGGAPLAVAFDASRSAGAGTATGSGVTTWRLDPGDGTPPTTGTGTPPAVLAHTYRTAGTFRARLDVTDAAGGTATDQRTVTVAAAPTLEVAARAVTTTGAELVAWVDPDGLTGMVRFEWGTSTAYGATATASVPAVTYAATTPVVATGLAPSTTYAVRVTAATAAGTTTRSTTFSTAGAPTTSTTWASGTARTSTTLGATVNPRLAATSAWFEWGPTAALGAGTAPVALSAVGYDTTLTTAVAGLAPGTTYHYRLVARNAHGSVAGPVRTVTTSR, from the coding sequence ATGCACGCCATGCACTGGCGCGCGCCCGCGCGCACGCTCGTCCGCACCCGCACCCGCACCCACACCCGCACCCGAATCCGCACCGGCGCCGGCACGGGGCGCAGCCGAACCGCCCACGCGACCCCGCGGCCCCGTCGCGCGGGCCGGGTTGGGCTCGTCGCGCTGCTGCTCGCCACCACGGCGGTGCTCGTCCCGCTCGTCCCCGCGCCCGCGGCGGCGGCAGAGCCGGACCTCGCGCCGTCCGGCCTGCTGTTCGGTGCCTACGTCGCGCAGCGCTCGGCACCGAGCGTCGAGGCGGCCACCGCGGCGTTCGAGGAGCGGGTCGGCCGTCGCCTCGAGCTGCACCGCTGGTACAGCCGCTGGGACGAGACGATGCCGCCATCCGGGCTGCGCGCGTCGGTCGCCGCGGGACGCACGCCGGTCCTGTCGATCGAGCCGCGCACGCTCGCGGGCACCCGGCTGTCCTGGGCGTCCGTCGCACGCGGGGACCACGACGCACGCATCCGGGCGCAGGCCACGGGCGTCGCGTCGCTCGGCGTCCCCGTGCTGCTCGCGTTCCACCACGAGCCCGAGCTCGCGGGCACGCACGGCACCCCCGCCGAGTTCCGCGCGGCGTGGCGGCGCTACGTCGAGGTCTTCCGGGCAGCGGGCGTCACGAACGTGCTGTGGACGTGGATCGTGACGCCCACGGTGCTCGGCGGCACGACGGGTCCCACGGCGACCGACCTGTACCCGGGCGACGACGTCGTCGACCGCGTGGGGCTCGACGCCTACAACTGGGCGGGCTGCGCACCGGGAGTGCCGACCGCGTGGCGCTCGATGGCGACGATCGCGGGACCGGCCCGCGACTTCGCCCGCGCGCACGGCAAGCCGCTGCTCCTCGCGGAGTGGGGCTCGGTCGAGGACGCGGCGGACCCGGGCCGCAAGGCGGCGTGGCTGCGCGAGTCGCTCGCGACGCTCGCGTCGTGGCCCGAGGTCGAGGGCGCGCTGTACTTCCACCAGCACGGCACGTGCCCGTGGTGGACGGACTCCACGGCGACGACGGCGGCCGCGTTCACCGAGATCGCGAACTCCCCCACCGCGCACGGGCGCACGAGCGCGTGGCTGCGCGCCTCCACGGTGCTCGGCGGTGCACCCCTCGCCGTCGCGTTCGACGCGTCCCGCAGCGCGGGCGCCGGCACGGCGACCGGCAGCGGCGTGACGACGTGGCGGCTCGACCCCGGCGACGGCACGCCACCCACGACCGGCACGGGCACACCACCGGCCGTCCTGGCGCACACGTACCGGACGGCCGGCACGTTCCGGGCGCGGCTCGACGTCACCGACGCCGCGGGCGGCACGGCCACGGACCAGCGGACGGTGACGGTGGCCGCGGCGCCCACGCTCGAAGTCGCCGCGCGCGCCGTGACCACGACCGGTGCCGAGCTCGTCGCGTGGGTCGACCCGGACGGGCTGACCGGCATGGTCCGGTTCGAGTGGGGCACGTCCACGGCCTACGGCGCGACCGCCACCGCGTCCGTGCCTGCCGTGACCTACGCGGCGACCACGCCCGTCGTCGCCACCGGCCTCGCGCCGTCGACCACGTACGCGGTGCGGGTCACGGCGGCCACGGCGGCCGGCACCACGACCCGCAGCACGACCTTCAGCACCGCGGGCGCGCCGACGACGTCCACCACGTGGGCGTCGGGCACCGCGCGCACGTCCACCACGCTCGGCGCCACCGTGAACCCGCGTCTCGCCGCCACGAGCGCCTGGTTCGAGTGGGGTCCCACGGCGGCGCTCGGCGCGGGGACGGCTCCCGTCGCGCTGTCCGCCGTCGGGTACGACACGACCCTCACGACCGCCGTGGCAGGACTCGCCCCCGGCACGACGTACCACTACCGGCTCGTCGCCCGGAACGCGCACGGCTCCGTCGCCGGTCCCGTCCGCACGGTCACGACGAGCCGCTGA
- a CDS encoding carboxylate-amine ligase, whose protein sequence is MRTMGVEEEFLLVTPDGVPTAVAPAVLRLAAAEPSDPRPGGDVEKEFKQEQVETSTHPCTDRDDLLAQVRDGRARADALAQAAGARVAALGAPPQDVESTVIPDRRAHEIRARFGQTAREQLTCGCHVHVAVQDDDEGVRVLDHLRPWNAVLLALSANSPSWSGSSTGYASYRSQVWGRWPTSGPTAPFGDGATYRHVIADLLRTGTVLDDGMVYFDARLSAHYPTVEVRVADVCLDAADAVLQAVLVRALAETAVRTEPAVAPVRAEVLRTWTWRAARSGVTGDLVSPSTGEPRPAADVVGELLDHVRDALAEAGDLEWTERQLGHVLRRGNGAVQQLAWRAQGADDDALVRRAVDVTQL, encoded by the coding sequence GTGCGAACCATGGGTGTCGAGGAGGAGTTCCTGCTGGTCACGCCTGACGGCGTACCGACGGCGGTCGCGCCGGCGGTGCTGCGGCTCGCGGCCGCGGAGCCGTCCGACCCGCGCCCGGGCGGCGACGTCGAGAAGGAGTTCAAGCAGGAGCAGGTCGAGACCTCGACGCACCCGTGCACCGACCGCGACGACCTGCTCGCGCAGGTGCGCGACGGCCGCGCCCGCGCGGACGCGCTCGCGCAGGCCGCCGGCGCCCGCGTCGCCGCGCTCGGCGCGCCGCCCCAGGACGTCGAGTCGACCGTGATCCCCGACCGGCGCGCGCACGAGATCCGTGCCCGCTTCGGGCAGACGGCACGCGAGCAGCTGACGTGCGGGTGCCACGTGCACGTCGCGGTGCAGGACGACGACGAGGGCGTGCGCGTCCTCGACCACCTGCGCCCGTGGAACGCGGTGCTCCTGGCCCTCAGCGCGAACAGCCCGTCCTGGTCCGGGTCGAGCACCGGCTACGCGAGCTACCGCTCGCAGGTGTGGGGCCGCTGGCCGACGTCGGGCCCGACCGCGCCGTTCGGCGACGGCGCGACCTACCGGCACGTGATCGCCGACCTGCTGCGCACGGGCACGGTGCTGGACGACGGGATGGTCTACTTCGACGCGCGGCTGTCCGCGCACTACCCGACCGTCGAGGTCCGCGTGGCCGACGTGTGCCTCGACGCCGCGGACGCCGTGCTGCAGGCCGTGCTCGTGCGCGCGCTGGCCGAGACCGCGGTGCGGACGGAGCCGGCCGTGGCCCCGGTGCGCGCCGAGGTGCTGCGGACGTGGACGTGGCGGGCCGCGCGCTCGGGCGTGACGGGGGACCTCGTGAGCCCGTCGACCGGCGAGCCGCGCCCCGCGGCGGACGTCGTCGGCGAGCTCCTCGACCACGTGCGCGACGCGCTCGCCGAGGCGGGCGACCTGGAGTGGACGGAGCGGCAGCTCGGGCACGTCCTGCGCCGCGGCAACGGTGCGGTGCAGCAGCTCGCGTGGCGCGCGCAGGGCGCCGACGACGACGCGCTGGTGCGGCGCGCCGTCGACGTCACGCAGCTCTGA
- a CDS encoding CDGSH iron-sulfur domain-containing protein, translating into MSPAGPHEGAVPRGSIVACPDGPLLVRGDVPVVDDRGNPVEKHRATVALCRCGASAIKPWCDGSHKAIGFEAP; encoded by the coding sequence GTGAGCCCCGCCGGACCCCACGAGGGCGCCGTGCCGCGCGGCTCGATCGTCGCGTGCCCCGACGGCCCGCTGCTCGTGCGCGGGGACGTGCCCGTGGTCGACGACCGCGGCAACCCCGTCGAGAAGCACAGGGCGACCGTCGCGCTGTGCCGGTGCGGGGCGTCCGCGATCAAGCCGTGGTGCGACGGCAGCCACAAGGCGATCGGCTTCGAGGCGCCCTGA
- a CDS encoding YqjF family protein, translated as MSGRSPDAPVRAPASYQRWDGITFLHWPYPPAVVGALLPPGLVVDVLDGAAWVGLTPFAMRDVRVPGLPALPRWSQFLEVNVRTYVRHPASGTDGLWFLTLLCPRRAFVAAMRVLGLPYVHAAGAVVRTTGAVEYAAATDRGRRLRVVVEPGDAVRFPDAWSDAVTGRWNAFTRRAGTLWRVPVEHAPWPLHDAAAPRLRTDLLEACGLPTPSGAPRVSWSPGVDVRVGAPRPVALVHVPHRRGRAAAVGPGG; from the coding sequence GTGAGCGGCCGCAGCCCCGACGCGCCCGTCCGTGCGCCCGCGTCGTACCAGCGGTGGGACGGGATCACGTTCCTGCACTGGCCGTACCCGCCCGCGGTCGTCGGCGCCCTGCTGCCGCCCGGGCTCGTGGTCGACGTGCTCGACGGCGCGGCGTGGGTGGGGCTCACGCCGTTCGCGATGCGCGACGTGCGGGTCCCCGGCCTGCCCGCGCTCCCCCGCTGGTCGCAGTTCCTCGAGGTGAACGTGCGCACGTACGTGCGGCACCCGGCGAGCGGCACGGACGGCCTGTGGTTCCTCACCCTCCTGTGCCCGCGTCGGGCGTTCGTCGCCGCGATGCGGGTCCTCGGGCTGCCGTACGTGCACGCGGCGGGGGCGGTCGTCCGCACGACCGGCGCGGTCGAGTACGCGGCCGCCACGGACCGGGGGCGACGGCTGCGCGTGGTCGTCGAGCCGGGCGACGCGGTCCGGTTCCCCGACGCGTGGTCCGACGCGGTGACCGGCCGCTGGAACGCCTTCACCCGACGCGCGGGGACGCTGTGGCGGGTCCCCGTCGAGCACGCGCCCTGGCCGCTGCACGACGCCGCCGCGCCACGTCTGCGGACCGACCTGCTGGAGGCCTGCGGGCTGCCGACCCCGTCCGGCGCGCCCCGGGTGTCGTGGTCGCCCGGCGTGGACGTGCGGGTGGGCGCCCCGCGTCCCGTGGCCCTCGTGCACGTCCCGCACCGACGTGGACGTGCGGCGGCTGTCGGACCCGGTGGCTAG
- a CDS encoding cation-translocating P-type ATPase, translated as MAQTTSVPAVQGATGSETRWWALSTDEAARALGTAPATGLTAAEAGLRQRQYGPNTLTAQAPPSVWSVLLSQVRDPMNLMLVAVAVVSIAIGQGSTAAIVGFLVLLNVVIGTRQEMQARKSVDALATMQEPTSKVRRDGAVSLVPASQLVPGDVVELEAGDIVPADGRLARTATMETQEAALTGESAPIGKSTEALADEDVPLGDRTNMAFQNTAVTRGTGTLLVTSTGMTTQIGHIATLLSSVEKTRSPLQRELDALTKVLGAIAWSAVALIVVIGVVRGDPIADLLFLATAVAISAIPTGLPTFVQAMLAYGAKQLAAAKAIVANLSDVETLGATSAINSDKTGTLTLNEMTVTALWLGGRHYTVEGAGYTKTGRVLAAAGAEVPDLTPLAYGLCLASDALVSDAGDVVGDPTEAALVVLAAKLGVDAEESRREYPRVAEVPFDSAYKFMATAHWMPWRGQRSLVEVVKGGPDVVLDRCTHALAAPGEFVDLAVLREQIDAEQDRLAHAGLRTLAFAVRVLTPADEPGLVADPMAYVERLVFVGMVGIVDPLRPSAKVSVEIAHRAGIDVRMITGDHAVTASAIGSDLGLPPGAISGAELARLTDDELLARLPDLHVFGRVTPEDKLRLVQLMQRQGLVVAMTGDAVNDAAAIKQADIGVAMGSGSEVTKQAARLVLTDDNFSTLVHAVELGRSIYQKITAYIRFQMSQLIGLVLLFLLATIADLNDGVALTPMMVLFLNFFVCVAPVVAIMLDPVGPEIMSRPPRDPKQGIGNRHAISRWVLYGVVLCAATAVPLVAGPDALSTTEPSASMTMAFVVMGLGSTLSGLVLRREPESGLLPPVLSAVKVLSIPVVLVVLATELDFLQRWLTTQSLSGEQWLAAIGLALVLPVVAELDKVLMRRRRATPSAQLSPQEAVSPVRGRATVPEVAVPDGSTGAGPAAAA; from the coding sequence GTGGCCCAGACGACGAGCGTGCCGGCCGTGCAGGGCGCGACCGGGAGCGAGACCCGGTGGTGGGCGCTCAGCACCGACGAGGCGGCGCGGGCACTCGGCACCGCACCGGCGACAGGGCTGACGGCCGCCGAGGCCGGGCTGCGGCAGCGGCAGTACGGTCCGAACACGCTGACGGCGCAGGCCCCGCCGTCCGTGTGGTCGGTGCTGCTGAGCCAGGTCCGCGACCCGATGAACCTCATGCTGGTCGCGGTCGCGGTCGTGAGCATCGCGATCGGGCAGGGGTCCACGGCGGCGATCGTCGGGTTCCTCGTGCTGCTCAACGTCGTGATCGGCACGCGCCAGGAGATGCAGGCGCGCAAGAGCGTCGACGCGCTCGCGACGATGCAGGAGCCGACGAGCAAGGTCCGCCGCGACGGTGCCGTCTCGCTCGTCCCCGCCAGCCAGCTCGTCCCCGGGGACGTCGTCGAGCTTGAGGCGGGGGACATCGTGCCCGCCGACGGCCGGCTCGCCCGGACGGCGACCATGGAGACGCAGGAGGCCGCGCTGACCGGCGAGAGCGCACCGATCGGCAAGTCCACCGAGGCGCTCGCCGACGAGGACGTGCCGCTCGGCGACCGCACCAACATGGCGTTCCAGAACACCGCGGTGACGCGCGGCACGGGCACGCTGCTCGTGACGTCGACCGGGATGACGACGCAGATCGGCCACATCGCGACGCTCCTGTCGTCCGTCGAGAAGACGCGCTCGCCGCTGCAGCGCGAGCTCGACGCGCTGACCAAGGTGCTCGGCGCGATCGCGTGGTCCGCCGTCGCGCTCATCGTCGTCATCGGCGTGGTGCGCGGCGACCCGATCGCCGACCTGCTGTTCCTCGCGACGGCCGTCGCGATCTCCGCGATCCCGACGGGCCTGCCGACGTTCGTGCAGGCCATGCTCGCGTACGGCGCGAAGCAGCTCGCCGCCGCGAAGGCGATCGTCGCGAACCTCTCCGACGTCGAGACGCTCGGGGCGACGAGCGCGATCAACTCCGACAAGACCGGCACGCTCACGCTCAACGAGATGACGGTCACCGCCCTGTGGCTCGGCGGCCGGCACTACACCGTCGAGGGTGCGGGCTACACCAAGACCGGTCGCGTGCTCGCGGCCGCGGGCGCCGAGGTCCCGGACCTCACGCCGCTGGCGTACGGGCTGTGCCTCGCGAGCGACGCGCTCGTCTCCGACGCGGGTGATGTCGTCGGCGACCCGACCGAGGCCGCGCTCGTCGTGCTCGCCGCGAAGCTCGGCGTCGACGCCGAGGAGAGCCGCCGCGAGTACCCGCGGGTCGCCGAGGTGCCGTTCGACTCGGCGTACAAGTTCATGGCGACCGCGCACTGGATGCCGTGGCGCGGGCAGCGCTCGCTGGTCGAGGTCGTCAAGGGCGGCCCCGACGTCGTGCTGGACCGGTGCACCCACGCGCTCGCAGCCCCCGGCGAGTTCGTCGACCTGGCGGTGCTGCGCGAGCAGATCGACGCCGAGCAGGACCGGCTGGCCCACGCCGGGCTGCGCACCCTCGCGTTCGCGGTGCGGGTCCTGACGCCCGCCGACGAGCCGGGCCTCGTCGCGGACCCGATGGCCTACGTCGAGCGGCTCGTGTTCGTCGGCATGGTGGGGATCGTCGACCCGCTGCGGCCCTCGGCGAAGGTGTCCGTCGAGATCGCGCACCGAGCCGGCATCGACGTCCGGATGATCACGGGCGACCACGCGGTCACGGCGTCCGCGATCGGGTCCGACCTGGGCCTGCCGCCCGGCGCGATCAGCGGCGCCGAGCTGGCCCGCCTCACCGACGACGAGCTGCTCGCGCGGCTGCCCGACCTGCACGTGTTCGGGCGCGTCACCCCGGAGGACAAGCTCCGCCTGGTGCAGCTCATGCAGCGCCAGGGGCTCGTCGTCGCGATGACGGGCGACGCGGTCAACGACGCCGCGGCGATCAAGCAGGCGGACATCGGCGTCGCCATGGGCTCGGGGAGCGAGGTCACCAAGCAGGCCGCGCGGCTCGTCCTCACCGACGACAACTTCTCGACGCTCGTGCACGCCGTCGAGCTCGGCCGCAGCATCTACCAGAAGATCACCGCGTACATCCGGTTCCAGATGAGCCAGCTCATCGGGCTCGTGCTGCTGTTCCTGCTCGCGACGATCGCCGACCTGAACGACGGCGTCGCGCTCACGCCCATGATGGTGCTGTTCCTCAACTTCTTCGTGTGCGTCGCACCCGTCGTCGCGATCATGCTCGACCCGGTCGGCCCCGAGATCATGAGCCGGCCGCCACGCGACCCGAAGCAGGGGATCGGGAACCGGCACGCGATCAGCCGCTGGGTGCTGTACGGCGTGGTGCTGTGCGCGGCGACGGCCGTGCCGCTCGTCGCGGGCCCCGACGCGCTGTCCACGACCGAGCCGAGCGCGTCCATGACGATGGCGTTCGTCGTCATGGGCCTCGGGTCGACGCTCTCGGGCCTCGTGCTGCGGCGCGAGCCGGAGTCCGGGCTGCTGCCGCCCGTGCTGTCGGCGGTCAAGGTGCTGTCGATCCCCGTGGTGCTCGTCGTGCTCGCCACCGAGCTCGACTTCCTGCAGCGCTGGCTCACGACGCAGTCGCTGTCCGGCGAGCAGTGGCTCGCCGCGATCGGCCTCGCGCTGGTCCTGCCGGTCGTCGCCGAGCTCGACAAGGTGCTCATGCGTCGCCGGCGGGCGACGCCGTCCGCGCAGCTCTCGCCGCAGGAGGCGGTCAGCCCGGTGCGCGGACGCGCGACGGTGCCGGAGGTCGCGGTTCCGGACGGGTCGACCGGTGCCGGCCCGGCGGCGGCCGCATGA
- a CDS encoding iron-containing redox enzyme family protein: MKPPQPRGPLGTLLADTLAAAPGRLDAPPDDRLLDAARAAVDASDDLLLDDDVQLALFVLYELHYGGIEGVDDAWEWHPDVLRARGLLEDALERTLRERVQVPADVPPDRRAVADTLFTLTAPGPGPSLSRYVGKQATRDQLRELLVQRSVYQLKEADPHTWAVPRLQGPAKAALVEIQADEYGGGAPDRMHAELFARTMRGAGLESTFGRYVDEVPAVTLAAVNTMSLFGLHRRLRGATAGHLAAFEMTSSLPNRRYGDGFRRHGYGADVTEYFDEHVEADAVHEQIAGRDLAGGLAEQEPDLVPDILFGACACLYLDELVGEHLVAAWERGATSLRVPA, translated from the coding sequence ATGAAGCCGCCCCAGCCCCGCGGACCGCTGGGCACGCTGCTCGCCGACACGCTGGCCGCCGCCCCGGGCCGCCTCGACGCGCCCCCCGACGACCGGCTGCTCGACGCGGCCCGTGCCGCCGTGGACGCGTCCGACGACCTGCTCCTCGACGACGACGTGCAGCTCGCGCTGTTCGTGCTGTACGAGCTGCACTACGGCGGCATCGAGGGCGTCGACGACGCGTGGGAGTGGCACCCCGACGTGCTGCGCGCCCGCGGGCTGCTCGAGGACGCGCTCGAGCGCACCCTGCGCGAGCGCGTCCAGGTGCCCGCGGACGTGCCCCCGGACCGCCGGGCCGTGGCGGACACGCTGTTCACGCTGACCGCGCCGGGACCCGGGCCGAGCCTGTCGCGGTACGTGGGCAAGCAGGCGACACGCGACCAGCTCCGCGAGCTGCTCGTCCAGCGCTCGGTGTACCAGCTCAAGGAGGCCGACCCGCACACGTGGGCGGTGCCCCGGCTGCAGGGCCCGGCGAAGGCCGCGCTCGTGGAGATCCAGGCGGACGAGTACGGCGGCGGCGCCCCGGACCGGATGCACGCCGAGCTGTTCGCGCGCACCATGCGCGGGGCCGGGCTCGAGTCGACGTTCGGACGCTACGTCGACGAGGTGCCCGCCGTGACGCTCGCCGCCGTCAACACGATGTCGCTGTTCGGGCTGCACCGCCGGTTGCGCGGCGCGACCGCGGGCCACCTCGCGGCGTTCGAGATGACGTCGTCGCTGCCGAACCGGCGCTACGGCGACGGGTTCCGCCGGCACGGGTACGGCGCCGACGTGACCGAGTACTTCGACGAGCACGTGGAGGCGGACGCGGTGCACGAGCAGATCGCCGGACGGGACCTGGCCGGGGGCCTCGCCGAGCAGGAACCCGACCTCGTGCCGGACATCCTGTTCGGGGCGTGCGCGTGCCTCTACCTCGACGAGCTCGTCGGCGAGCACCTCGTCGCGGCCTGGGAACGCGGCGCGACCTCGCTCCGGGTGCCCGCGTGA